ATGCATTGTCTCCTGAAAATAAGCTGAATACTCATCGCTTACAAGGAAAGTTTCAGCATCTACATTAAATAATGGAAAAATCACCACATTTATTTCATCCTTCTTTAAGTTGAAGTGAGTCAAAGGATTGAAGAAATAAATTCTCACTATCAAAGCTATGAATACCAATACCCAAACGGCGACCACCTTAAAAGATGGATATTTATTTATTCTCCAGTATACATACAACAATATATGAACAACGCAAAGAAATACTATCAGCAATTCTATCTTGTGATTAGTAAGGAACAATAAGCTTTTCCAAAGAGGATAAAAAAAATAATTTCGAATGGATTCTGTTGGAGTTAGTCCAATGAATCCCATTAATTTCATTATGATATCAAATAGTTTCACGATTACCCTATTATTATGGATAGAACAAGGTGCATTCCACTTGCAACTGCACCACATGAAATAATATGAGCCACGACCACGAGGGACGTAGTTGACGATCTTGACTTATCACTATTTTCTCAATATGGTGCCCTCTCTTTTTTTGCATACCGACAAAAGAAGAGTTAGTCACGATAGTCAACTACGTCCCTACCTGTATACATTCCCAGCTGCGAAGAGTTCCATTCCAGCAGGAATATGCCCAGCCTTCAGAACAGCATCTACGGCGGATTGTCTTTCGGCTTTCAGGTCTGAGTAAGTTGATGAGATGAATACCTGCAACTTCTTTTTCATTGTATCAGTTCTCCTTGGCAGAACGTTTGAACTATGTGGCGCGACTTTTTGCGTCCACACCAGTAACTGGTTAACCTATCTAAAGTTCGCCAATGCTTTTCAATAATGCATCGTATTGAGCACGATCTTTTTCTTGCATTTTATCTAGAACATAATTGGCTAGTTTAGGAATTTCAGGAATTTCTACAGGCCGCATACTCCGGTCAAATATTTCTTCTAAATGAGATAGTTCATTATCCATTCTGTTGGTTAAATCAATAGCGGCCTGATCCTCCTTAAAAAACAGGCTTAGTTTTTCTTTTATATCCTGTTGGACAGGATATTTATAAAACAGGTATGCTTCTAAAAATTTTCGTAGATTATTCCCAAAATTATAAAAACATTCGTGCTCTTCATTAGCATTTTCAACTTGAGTGCATTTGTAAATCTGATGAAATAGATAATTGAATTCCGTGATATAGTTTTTCAAATAATCGGGCATTACTCGAATTTTGCTTTCTTTTTCGCTAATTTTATCAATTAGAAAATATCGCGATTCTTCCTTCTTACGAGCCCTGGAAAGACGTTTTAGGTATTTCAAGAAATCCAGATTATGAGTCGAAATAAACAGCTGCTTGTAATGGTATCCATTTGATCCATCATCCTTTTTGTATGGTCTTGCCAATACGCTTTCTATCAAACTGAAAATAAAAAATATGTGG
This sequence is a window from Syntrophorhabdaceae bacterium. Protein-coding genes within it:
- a CDS encoding DUF4062 domain-containing protein translates to MKKKLQVFISSTYSDLKAERQSAVDAVLKAGHIPAGMELFAAGNVYR